From the genome of Uranotaenia lowii strain MFRU-FL chromosome 1, ASM2978415v1, whole genome shotgun sequence, one region includes:
- the LOC129742769 gene encoding uncharacterized protein LOC129742769 — protein MSTFIGSVEPYVPGTSFSDYAERLQYVFDYNNVPAVNRKSLFITVGGASVFAEIKKLYPGVEINTLEYDDIINRLKSRFDKTRGLMQKREAFYKRNQGKDEPVEDFILDVKLLAESCMFGLVKSSLIRDRLVFGAADRKAFEKLFEMEDPSLEDVERILIAREHSLKNAMRVESQSDLRVNVIDRLGPKHNPRRSAEFFNGRRERFPNRGRYDQDRYTFRNRSRSRSRGERNVRGGVLCSYCNIRGHTRRNCYERQRSHQSIRFMEDSTESVAANSNFKRVVKDSSNSEDDLECMSITEGIKALEGPSA, from the exons ATGTCCACTTTCATTGGTTCGGTCGAGCCCTACGTTCCGGGAACTAGTTTTTCCGATTACGCCGAGAGATTGCAATACGTTTTCGACTACAATAACGTACCTGCTGTTAACCGGAAATCTCTGTTTATAACGGTCGGTGGTGCATCTGTTtttgctgaaataaaaaagttatacccAGGAGTCGAAATCAACACTTTGGAATATGACGACATAATAAATCGACTGAAAAGCCGTTTTGATAAAACCCGTGGATTGATGCAGAAGCGCGAAGCATTTTATAAAAGGAATCAAGGTAAGGATGAACCTGTGGAAGATTTCATACTTGACGTGAAATTACTAGCGGAAAGCTGTATGTTTGGGTTAGTCAAGAGTAGCTTGATTCGAGATAGACTGGTGTTCGGCGCGGCTGACAGGAAAGCAttcgaaaaattgtttgagATGGAAGATCCAAGCTTAGAAGACGTGGAACGTATCTTGATTGCTAGAGAACATTCTCTTAAAAATGCGATGCGAGTTGAATCACAATCAGATTTGCGTGTGAACGTTATTGATCGATTGGGCCCGAAACATAATCCGCGTCGTAGTGCAGAATTTTTTAACGGCAGAAGGGAAAGGTTTCCAAATCGTGGCCGTTACGATCAGGATCGTTACACATTTCGCAACCGCAGTCGCAGTCGTTCTCGAGGTGAGAGGAATGTTCGAGGAGGCGTCTTGTGTAGCTATTGCAACATTCGAGGACATACTAGGCGAAACTGTTATGAACGTCAACGTTCACATCAATCGATTCGCTTCATGGAGGACTCTACCGAATCTGTGGCCGCAAACTCTAACTTCAAGCGTGTTGTTAAAGATTCAAGCAATTCGGAAGACGATCTTGAGTGCATGAGCATCACTGAAGGAATAAAG GCGTTAGAAGGTCCGAGCGCATAA